A genomic region of Rhodococcus pyridinivorans contains the following coding sequences:
- the pks13 gene encoding polyketide synthase Pks13 (Pks13 is a key enzyme in mycolic acid biosynthesis.), translating to MTVAQLREWLRNWIADATGQPVSQISDDRPMEEFGLSSRDAVAMAGEIEELLGVTLNATIAYQHPTIASLATRIIEGEPEAPAEDDSALYTVGAAAGSKDVAIVGLSTRLPGHVDTPEQMWELLASGRDGISDLPEGRWSEFENDPAVWESIRNANTRGGYLDDVKGFDAEFFAMSPREVEMVDPQQRLALELTWEALEHAHIPPSDLKGGSVGVFIGSSASDYMLLAVGDPSAAHPYALTGTSTAVIANRVSYFYDFHGPSVTLDTACSSSLVAVHQAVRALRNGEADVALAGGVNMLLAPAGTLGFDELGVMAPDGRIKAFSADADGMIRAEGGGLVVLKRLEDAERDGDDILAVIAGSAVNQDGRSNGLAAPNPEAQVDVLRRAYRDAQILPSGVDYIEAHGTGTVLGDPIEADALGRVVGRGREDDKPVLLGSAKTNFGHLESAAGAAGLIKVVLAMQNDQLPPTLNYTAPNPYIPFDSAHLKVIPEGAKWPRYTGRAVAGVSGFGFGGTNAHVVVREYTGPEGLEASEAEVEVLPEEIPAAETTEQARELPVLLAVSAAMPSRRRRAAADLADWLETEKGSTTPLADVARTLARRNHGRSRAIVVASNHGEAIAGLRAVAAGKPAQGVFTADAPASKGAVWVLSGFGAQHRKMAKQLYLENPVFAAAVDEVDELIYDESGYSMKEKFLDDAQDYDVETAQVGIFTIQIGLAALLRHHGAEPAAVVGHSMGEAAGAYISGGLSLEDAVRVICSRSRLMGEAESGLTGDDIRLMALVEYSAAEITDVLPDFPQLEVCVYAAPTHTVIGGPQEQVNAIVARAEAEEKFARVLQTKGASHTSQVDPILGELAAELAGIEPHRLKVDLYSSVDQETLYRAGHEGIHDVEYWTKGMRHSVYFTQAIRQALSDGHTTFVELNANPATLMSVAATAFDAGVQDGQFIQTLKRKEDESLGVLTALAQLYVHGQSVDLRTLLPEGDYADLPRTAFLRKPYWVDASIGTSGNGRAPGARVALPDGRYVWEVQASAVTDAAELVVAAASQVLSDVTLTASIPHTDVPATGTLTTTLTRHPGGASLQVHANTGDGFTLVHEGVVTSGEPLPAPVAVAAKPAAQAEELPEVVESFGDQWDPNGSQSLDDRLTLIVAESMGYAPEDLPAEIPLIELGLDSLMAVRIKNRVEYEFDIPQLQLSAVKDASLRDVAKYLRYAVENREEVAQLAEQQAAEKAAERAAAAEQDDLPEVEDTTAVGEAEQILAEAEAEAEAEAEAQTAPETAEPEQESSGVDVPPRDAAERLTFASWAVVTGKSAKGIFNPLPKLDRDVAEKLAARLTERAEGEITVDDVLSAPTVEQLAETVRQHLESADRIDGLVRTLRPRAEGSDTVPVFVFHPAGGSTVAYEPLLRRLPAHTPVFGFERTEGPIDTRAQAYLPLIKEIQGDGPYVLCGWSLGGVLAYAVARLLREEDKDVRLVGLIDTVMAGEKVEDTPDEIRKRWQRYSAFAKKTYGVDAPLPYDLLAEAGSDEEQIGILMGLLELSGAQIPGGIIEHQRTSWLDNRAIQTADLLPYDGKVVLYMADKYHDDAIDLEPAFGTRLPDGGWGEVVADLEVVHVGGDHLQIVDEPYISKVGEDLTRKLADIEASRS from the coding sequence ATGACGGTTGCGCAGCTGCGCGAATGGCTGCGCAACTGGATCGCCGACGCGACCGGGCAGCCGGTCTCCCAGATCTCGGACGATCGTCCGATGGAGGAGTTCGGGCTGTCCTCCCGGGACGCCGTCGCCATGGCGGGTGAGATCGAGGAACTCCTCGGTGTCACCCTCAACGCGACGATCGCCTACCAGCACCCGACGATCGCGTCGCTCGCGACGCGCATCATCGAAGGTGAGCCCGAGGCACCCGCCGAGGACGACTCCGCCCTGTACACGGTCGGTGCCGCGGCGGGTTCGAAGGACGTCGCCATCGTCGGTCTGTCCACCCGTTTGCCGGGCCACGTCGACACCCCCGAACAGATGTGGGAGCTGCTCGCGTCCGGACGCGACGGCATCTCCGATCTGCCCGAGGGCCGCTGGTCGGAGTTCGAGAACGATCCCGCCGTGTGGGAGTCGATCCGCAACGCCAACACCAGGGGCGGCTACCTCGACGACGTCAAGGGCTTCGACGCCGAGTTCTTCGCGATGTCGCCGCGCGAGGTCGAGATGGTCGACCCGCAACAGCGCCTCGCGCTGGAGCTGACCTGGGAAGCACTCGAGCACGCGCACATCCCGCCGAGCGACCTCAAGGGCGGCTCGGTCGGTGTGTTCATCGGCAGCTCGGCGAGCGACTACATGCTCCTCGCGGTCGGCGATCCGTCCGCAGCGCATCCCTACGCGCTCACCGGCACCTCCACCGCGGTCATCGCGAACCGCGTGTCGTACTTCTACGACTTCCACGGCCCGTCGGTCACGCTCGACACGGCGTGCTCGTCGTCGCTGGTCGCCGTGCACCAGGCCGTACGTGCGCTGCGTAACGGCGAAGCCGACGTCGCCCTCGCCGGTGGCGTCAACATGCTGCTCGCCCCGGCCGGCACCCTCGGCTTCGACGAACTCGGCGTCATGGCACCCGACGGCCGCATCAAGGCGTTCTCCGCCGACGCCGACGGCATGATCCGCGCCGAGGGCGGGGGTCTCGTCGTGCTCAAGCGTCTCGAGGACGCCGAGCGCGACGGCGACGACATCCTCGCGGTGATCGCCGGTTCGGCCGTCAACCAGGACGGCCGCTCCAACGGCCTGGCCGCTCCCAACCCCGAAGCGCAGGTCGACGTGCTGCGCCGCGCCTACCGCGACGCGCAGATCCTGCCGTCCGGTGTCGACTACATCGAGGCGCACGGCACCGGCACGGTGCTCGGCGACCCGATCGAGGCCGACGCGCTCGGCCGCGTCGTCGGTCGTGGCCGCGAGGACGACAAGCCGGTCCTGCTCGGTTCGGCCAAGACCAACTTCGGTCACCTCGAGTCCGCCGCGGGTGCGGCCGGTCTCATCAAGGTCGTTCTCGCGATGCAGAACGATCAGCTGCCCCCGACGCTCAACTACACGGCGCCCAACCCGTACATCCCGTTCGACAGCGCGCACCTGAAGGTCATCCCCGAGGGCGCGAAGTGGCCGCGCTACACCGGTCGCGCCGTCGCCGGTGTGTCCGGCTTCGGTTTCGGTGGCACGAACGCGCACGTCGTCGTGCGCGAGTACACCGGCCCCGAGGGGCTCGAAGCGTCCGAGGCCGAGGTCGAGGTCCTGCCGGAGGAGATCCCCGCCGCGGAGACCACCGAGCAGGCCCGCGAGCTGCCCGTCCTGCTCGCCGTCTCCGCTGCGATGCCGTCGCGTCGCCGCCGTGCCGCCGCCGATCTCGCCGACTGGCTCGAGACCGAGAAGGGCAGCACGACGCCGCTCGCCGACGTCGCCCGCACGCTCGCTCGTCGCAATCACGGCCGGTCCCGCGCGATCGTCGTGGCGAGCAACCACGGTGAGGCGATCGCCGGTCTGCGTGCCGTCGCCGCCGGCAAGCCCGCGCAGGGCGTGTTCACCGCCGACGCTCCCGCCTCCAAGGGCGCGGTGTGGGTGCTCTCCGGCTTCGGTGCCCAGCACCGCAAAATGGCCAAGCAGCTGTACCTGGAGAACCCGGTCTTCGCGGCGGCCGTCGACGAGGTCGACGAGCTGATCTACGACGAGTCGGGCTACTCCATGAAGGAGAAGTTCCTCGACGACGCGCAGGACTACGACGTCGAGACGGCGCAGGTCGGCATCTTCACGATCCAGATCGGTCTCGCCGCGCTGCTGCGCCACCACGGTGCCGAGCCCGCCGCGGTCGTCGGCCACTCGATGGGTGAGGCCGCCGGCGCCTACATCTCGGGCGGACTCTCGCTCGAGGACGCCGTGCGCGTCATCTGCTCGCGTTCGCGTCTGATGGGTGAGGCCGAATCCGGCCTGACCGGCGACGACATCCGCCTCATGGCGCTCGTCGAGTACAGCGCCGCCGAGATCACCGACGTGCTGCCCGACTTCCCGCAGCTCGAGGTCTGCGTCTACGCGGCGCCGACGCACACCGTCATCGGTGGCCCGCAGGAGCAGGTCAACGCGATCGTCGCGCGTGCCGAGGCCGAGGAGAAGTTCGCCCGGGTCCTGCAGACCAAGGGCGCGAGCCACACCTCGCAGGTCGATCCGATCCTCGGCGAGCTCGCAGCCGAGCTCGCCGGCATCGAACCGCACCGTCTGAAGGTCGACCTGTACTCGTCGGTCGACCAGGAGACCCTCTACCGCGCAGGTCACGAGGGCATCCACGACGTCGAGTACTGGACCAAGGGCATGCGCCACAGCGTGTACTTCACGCAGGCGATCCGGCAGGCGCTGTCCGACGGGCACACCACCTTCGTCGAGCTCAACGCCAACCCCGCGACGCTCATGTCGGTCGCGGCGACGGCCTTCGACGCCGGTGTGCAGGACGGCCAGTTCATCCAGACGCTCAAGCGCAAGGAGGACGAGTCCCTCGGTGTGCTGACCGCGCTCGCGCAGTTGTACGTGCACGGGCAGTCCGTCGATCTGAGGACGCTGCTGCCGGAAGGCGACTACGCCGACCTGCCGCGCACCGCCTTCCTGCGCAAGCCGTACTGGGTCGACGCCAGCATCGGCACCTCCGGCAACGGCCGCGCGCCCGGCGCCCGGGTCGCACTGCCCGACGGCCGCTACGTGTGGGAGGTGCAGGCATCCGCCGTCACCGATGCGGCCGAGCTGGTCGTCGCGGCGGCCTCGCAGGTGCTGTCCGATGTCACGCTCACCGCGTCCATCCCGCACACCGACGTCCCCGCGACCGGCACCCTCACCACGACGCTCACCCGGCACCCGGGTGGCGCGTCACTGCAGGTGCACGCGAACACCGGCGACGGTTTCACGCTCGTCCACGAGGGTGTCGTCACATCCGGTGAGCCGCTGCCCGCGCCCGTCGCGGTGGCCGCGAAGCCGGCCGCGCAGGCCGAGGAGCTTCCCGAGGTCGTCGAGTCGTTCGGCGACCAGTGGGATCCCAACGGATCGCAGAGCCTCGACGACCGCCTGACGCTGATCGTCGCCGAGTCCATGGGTTATGCGCCCGAGGATCTGCCCGCCGAGATCCCGCTCATCGAGCTGGGCCTCGACTCGCTCATGGCGGTCCGCATCAAGAACCGCGTCGAGTACGAGTTCGACATCCCGCAGCTGCAGCTGTCGGCGGTCAAGGACGCGAGCCTGCGCGACGTCGCGAAGTACCTGCGATACGCCGTCGAGAACCGCGAGGAGGTCGCGCAGCTCGCCGAGCAGCAGGCCGCCGAGAAGGCAGCCGAACGCGCCGCCGCTGCGGAGCAGGACGATCTTCCCGAGGTCGAGGACACCACCGCGGTGGGCGAGGCCGAGCAGATTCTCGCCGAAGCCGAAGCCGAAGCCGAAGCCGAAGCCGAAGCACAGACCGCGCCCGAGACGGCCGAGCCCGAGCAGGAGTCGAGCGGTGTCGACGTGCCGCCGCGCGACGCCGCGGAACGGTTGACCTTCGCCTCGTGGGCCGTGGTCACGGGCAAGTCGGCCAAGGGCATCTTCAACCCGTTGCCGAAGCTCGACCGCGATGTCGCCGAGAAGCTCGCGGCACGGCTGACCGAGCGGGCCGAGGGTGAGATCACCGTCGACGACGTGCTCTCCGCCCCGACCGTCGAGCAGCTCGCCGAGACCGTCCGTCAGCATCTCGAATCCGCCGATCGCATCGACGGACTCGTGCGCACCCTGCGGCCCCGCGCCGAGGGATCGGACACCGTGCCGGTCTTCGTCTTCCACCCCGCGGGTGGTTCGACGGTCGCGTACGAGCCGCTGCTGCGCCGCCTGCCCGCGCACACCCCGGTGTTCGGTTTCGAGCGCACCGAGGGCCCGATCGACACCCGCGCACAGGCGTACCTGCCGCTCATCAAGGAGATCCAGGGCGACGGCCCGTACGTGCTGTGCGGCTGGTCGCTCGGCGGTGTCCTGGCCTACGCGGTGGCCCGTCTGCTCCGCGAGGAGGACAAGGACGTGCGTCTCGTCGGCCTCATCGACACCGTCATGGCCGGTGAGAAGGTCGAGGACACGCCCGACGAGATCCGCAAGCGCTGGCAGCGTTACTCGGCGTTCGCGAAGAAGACCTACGGGGTCGACGCGCCGCTGCCCTACGACCTGCTGGCCGAGGCCGGCAGCGACGAGGAGCAGATCGGCATCCTGATGGGTCTGCTCGAGCTGAGCGGGGCGCAGATCCCCGGCGGCATCATCGAGCACCAGCGCACGTCGTGGCTCGACAACCGCGCCATCCAGACCGCGGATCTGCTGCCCTACGACGGCAAGGTCGTGCTGTACATGGCCGACAAGTATCACGACGACGCGATCGATCTCGAGCCGGCCTTCGGGACCCGGCTGCCCGACGGTGGGTGGGGCGAGGTCGTCGCGGATCTCGAGGTCGTGCACGTCGGCGGCGATCACCTGCAGATCGTCGACGAGCCGTACATCTCGAAGGTGGGGGAAGACCTGACCCGCAAGCTGGCCGACATCGAGGCCTCGAGGAGCTGA
- the fadD32 gene encoding long-chain-fatty-acid--AMP ligase FadD32 has protein sequence MSVGFEEFIDENGRIRLPEGQTLLDHLEGNFASNGDDLAYRYIDYSRERDGEVHELTWDQFGVRIKAIAARLQQVTAPGDRVAILAPQGLDYVVSFFAAIYAGTIAVPLFDPDEPGHTDRLHAVLGDCTPSAILTATSSAAGVRQFFRPLPAAQRPRVIAVDAIPDSVAESWNRPPIGTDDIAYLQYTSGSTRVPAGVEITHRSVLTNVIQMADSIELDESSRGVTWLPLFHDMGLLTVILPAVGGKYITIMSPRAFVARPSRWIRELAAVSDGAGTFAAAPNFAFEHAAARAVPKPGEELDLSNVIGLINGSEPVTTSSMRKFNEAFGPYGLPRTAIKPSYGMAEATLFVSSTRHSDEAKVIYVDRTALNAGRVMRVEPDAENAIPQVSCGYVARSQWAAIVDAETGTEMPDEQVGEIWLHGENMGIGYWGRKEETDNTFHNRITKRLAEGSHAEGTPDDSKWLRTGDYGVYIDGELYITGRVKDLVIVDGRNHYPQDLEFSAQEASSALRPGFVAAFAVPANQLPREVFDNDASGLQFDADDSSEQLVIVAERAPGAGKADPQPIADAVRAAISSRHGVTARDVLLVPAGSIPRTSSGKIARRACKTAYVEGTLRGGYQQQAFPDSV, from the coding sequence TTGAGCGTCGGGTTCGAAGAGTTCATCGATGAGAACGGGCGGATCAGGCTGCCTGAAGGGCAGACCCTGCTCGATCACCTCGAGGGGAACTTCGCTTCAAACGGTGACGACCTCGCCTACCGGTACATCGACTACTCGCGGGAACGCGACGGCGAGGTGCACGAGCTGACCTGGGATCAGTTCGGCGTGCGCATCAAGGCCATCGCCGCGCGCCTGCAACAGGTCACCGCTCCCGGCGACCGCGTCGCGATCCTCGCTCCGCAGGGCCTCGACTACGTCGTGTCCTTCTTCGCCGCGATCTACGCCGGCACCATCGCCGTGCCGCTGTTCGATCCCGACGAGCCCGGCCACACCGATCGCCTGCACGCCGTTCTCGGCGACTGCACCCCCAGCGCGATCCTCACCGCCACCTCGTCCGCGGCCGGCGTGCGGCAGTTCTTCCGCCCGCTCCCCGCTGCGCAGCGTCCCCGCGTGATCGCCGTCGACGCCATCCCCGACTCGGTCGCCGAGTCCTGGAACCGGCCGCCCATCGGCACCGACGACATCGCGTACCTGCAGTACACCTCCGGCTCGACCCGCGTTCCCGCCGGCGTCGAGATCACTCACCGCTCGGTGCTCACCAACGTCATCCAGATGGCCGACTCCATCGAACTCGACGAGTCGTCGCGCGGCGTGACCTGGCTGCCGCTGTTCCACGACATGGGCCTGCTCACGGTGATCCTGCCCGCGGTCGGCGGCAAGTACATCACCATCATGAGCCCGCGTGCCTTCGTGGCCCGGCCGAGCCGCTGGATCCGCGAGCTCGCCGCCGTCTCCGACGGTGCCGGCACCTTCGCCGCCGCCCCGAACTTCGCGTTCGAGCACGCTGCGGCACGCGCGGTCCCCAAGCCGGGCGAAGAACTCGACCTGAGCAACGTCATCGGCCTGATCAACGGCAGCGAGCCGGTCACCACGTCGTCGATGCGCAAGTTCAACGAGGCATTCGGGCCCTACGGTCTGCCCCGCACGGCGATCAAGCCGTCCTACGGCATGGCCGAGGCCACCCTGTTCGTCTCCTCCACCCGTCACAGCGACGAGGCGAAGGTCATCTACGTCGACCGCACCGCACTCAACGCGGGCCGGGTCATGCGCGTCGAGCCCGATGCCGAGAACGCCATCCCGCAGGTCTCCTGCGGTTACGTCGCACGCAGCCAGTGGGCCGCGATCGTCGACGCCGAGACCGGCACCGAGATGCCCGACGAGCAGGTCGGCGAGATCTGGCTGCACGGCGAGAACATGGGCATCGGCTACTGGGGTCGCAAGGAAGAGACCGACAACACCTTCCACAACCGCATCACCAAGCGTCTGGCCGAGGGCAGCCACGCCGAGGGCACCCCGGACGACAGCAAGTGGCTGCGCACCGGCGACTACGGCGTCTACATCGACGGCGAGCTCTACATCACCGGTCGCGTCAAGGACCTCGTGATCGTCGACGGCCGCAACCACTACCCGCAGGACCTCGAGTTCTCGGCGCAGGAGGCCAGCTCCGCGCTGCGTCCCGGCTTCGTCGCGGCGTTCGCGGTGCCGGCCAACCAGCTGCCGCGCGAGGTGTTCGACAACGACGCCTCCGGCCTGCAGTTCGATGCCGACGATTCGTCGGAGCAGCTCGTGATCGTCGCCGAGCGCGCTCCCGGCGCCGGCAAGGCCGATCCGCAGCCGATCGCCGACGCGGTACGTGCCGCGATCTCGTCCCGGCACGGTGTCACCGCCCGCGACGTGCTGCTCGTGCCGGCCGGTTCGATCCCCCGTACGTCCAGCGGAAAGATCGCGCGTCGGGCGTGCAAGACCGCATATGTCGAGGGAACGCTGCGTGGTGGTTACCAGCAGCAGGCCTTCCCGGACAGCGTGTAA
- a CDS encoding cutinase family protein: protein MVRTKQRRGRRIVVVGALLVLAIVLVLWYMLAGRLDIPSPIPTPPGPEEPQSQPASCPDVQVVAVPGTWESAVGDDPYAPAANPYSLMLNVTRPLQERFDAQRADVYTVPYVAQFSNPIAIPPDGQQSYNNSRSEGFAATTDILARRSAECPLTTYVLTGFSQGAVIVGDVAAQIGAGNGPVPADRVLGVALVADGRRDGVSGTDIGAPVAGVGAELSLDGLRLPGITMTGARPGGFGELDDRTIQICAPTDSICDAPPNALNPANWMSAAPRLLEYVNNPIHAMYNTYVVDENGTTATQWIANWATEKIDAAPEPAEE from the coding sequence ATGGTCAGGACGAAGCAGCGTCGCGGACGCAGGATCGTGGTCGTGGGGGCGCTGCTCGTCCTGGCGATCGTGCTGGTGCTCTGGTACATGCTCGCGGGGCGGCTGGACATCCCGTCGCCGATTCCTACCCCGCCCGGGCCGGAGGAGCCGCAGTCGCAGCCGGCCTCGTGCCCCGACGTGCAGGTCGTCGCGGTGCCGGGCACCTGGGAGTCCGCGGTGGGCGACGATCCGTACGCTCCGGCCGCGAACCCGTACTCGCTCATGCTCAACGTGACGAGGCCGCTGCAGGAGCGTTTCGATGCCCAACGCGCCGATGTCTACACGGTGCCGTACGTCGCGCAGTTCTCGAACCCCATCGCGATCCCGCCGGACGGCCAGCAGTCCTACAACAACAGCCGCAGTGAGGGATTCGCGGCCACCACCGACATCCTCGCGCGACGCTCGGCCGAGTGCCCGCTGACCACCTACGTGCTCACCGGTTTCTCGCAGGGCGCCGTGATCGTGGGCGACGTCGCCGCGCAGATCGGTGCCGGCAACGGCCCGGTCCCCGCCGACCGGGTGCTCGGTGTCGCACTCGTTGCCGACGGTCGCCGCGACGGGGTCTCGGGCACCGACATCGGTGCGCCCGTCGCCGGAGTGGGCGCCGAACTGTCGCTCGACGGCCTGCGGCTGCCGGGGATCACGATGACCGGCGCGCGTCCCGGTGGCTTCGGGGAGCTCGACGACCGCACGATCCAAATCTGCGCGCCCACGGACAGTATCTGTGACGCACCACCGAACGCGCTGAATCCCGCCAACTGGATGTCGGCCGCTCCGCGCCTGCTCGAGTACGTCAACAACCCGATCCACGCGATGTACAACACCTACGTCGTGGACGAGAACGGCACGACCGCGACGCAGTGGATCGCGAACTGGGCGACGGAGAAGATCGATGCCGCACCGGAACCCGCAGAAGAATGA
- a CDS encoding DUF732 domain-containing protein yields MPARTRSRSTRVLGALAAALTATAVLSACGSDDSTATNTPTTSAATETSASTSTSAAETSPGAAGAETTGETETSEASPAPSSPAAGDDDGGEDTGVAPAPTPGAQAFLDGLRAEGVEPSDETGAVNIADYICSAQAQGGSPEEIKVFVTALVGSDAAAGGVELSEDQASSTADTYIAVAGETYCN; encoded by the coding sequence ATGCCTGCACGGACCCGCTCACGCTCGACCCGAGTCCTCGGCGCCCTCGCTGCGGCACTGACCGCCACGGCCGTTCTCTCCGCGTGCGGAAGCGACGACTCCACCGCGACGAACACGCCGACGACGTCTGCCGCCACGGAAACCTCGGCGTCGACATCGACCTCCGCGGCCGAGACATCCCCCGGCGCGGCCGGGGCCGAGACCACGGGCGAGACCGAGACGAGCGAGGCGTCCCCGGCTCCGTCCTCGCCCGCTGCCGGAGACGACGATGGCGGAGAGGACACGGGCGTAGCACCCGCTCCCACGCCCGGCGCACAGGCCTTCCTCGACGGTCTCCGCGCCGAGGGCGTCGAGCCCAGCGACGAGACCGGCGCGGTGAACATCGCCGACTACATCTGCAGCGCCCAGGCGCAGGGCGGGTCGCCGGAGGAGATCAAGGTGTTCGTGACCGCGCTCGTGGGTAGTGATGCTGCAGCCGGTGGTGTCGAGTTGTCGGAGGATCAGGCCTCCTCGACGGCCGACACGTACATCGCCGTCGCCGGCGAGACGTACTGCAACTAG
- a CDS encoding alpha/beta hydrolase-fold protein has translation MQMRTELEHGERRTGPSRRAARVAGARRRRSRALALIAAALVAPVAAGLTTVSVATADPLIAQSGPTSTAGATVRSVDWLTDRRVALWIDSPSMGTPIQVQLLLARDWNSKPDAKFPSVFMLDGMRARDDENGWTLETDAEAFFADKNVNVVLPVGGQSSFYSDWIDQNNGQNYKWETFLTKELPPLLERDWRTTDKRGVVGLSMGGTAAMFLPARNPGFAQFAASLSGILTTTTLGMPEAIHYAMQDAGGFDSEAMWGAPGSEGWESHDPYLLADKLKGVSLYVSSGSGTTGPHDDPSGIPGVSTNYAGMGLEILSRLTSQAFATKLEKQGIPAQIVYRPSGTHTWKYWEFELHQLWPQLANTLGVEVDKPECNPTGAFGDVANVNGWLGDCLTGEYDVAGGKVQDFRFGRVFSSDGTTVPVGGAIGGAYQGVGGPAGQLGYPTTEERVAPDGRGRFNHFRNGAIYWTPEHGAHAVRGKIFEEWKNQGWEGGPLGYPILDEAATPDGRGAVQGFEIGAMYWSEDTGAHGVQGMILDKYSQLGYETGVLGYPTASEQPAGRDGRFNEFQHGNIYWSPLTGAWPVRGKILEAWLAEKGAEGRLGLPISDEFPAVDGKGVQQNFQNGFITLDGDEVKLQP, from the coding sequence GAGAGCGGCTCGCGTCGCGGGTGCGCGGCGCAGAAGATCCCGTGCGCTCGCACTGATCGCCGCAGCCCTCGTCGCGCCCGTCGCCGCAGGTCTGACCACCGTCTCGGTGGCTACCGCCGATCCGCTCATCGCCCAGTCCGGCCCGACGAGCACTGCCGGTGCGACCGTCCGCTCTGTCGATTGGCTCACCGATCGCCGCGTCGCTCTGTGGATCGACTCGCCGTCGATGGGGACGCCGATCCAGGTGCAGCTGCTGCTCGCGCGCGACTGGAACAGCAAGCCCGACGCGAAGTTCCCGTCGGTGTTCATGCTCGACGGCATGCGCGCGCGCGACGACGAGAACGGGTGGACGCTCGAGACCGATGCGGAGGCCTTCTTCGCCGACAAGAACGTCAACGTCGTGCTGCCGGTGGGCGGCCAGTCGAGCTTCTACTCCGACTGGATCGATCAGAACAACGGACAGAACTACAAGTGGGAGACCTTCCTGACGAAGGAACTCCCTCCGCTGCTCGAACGCGACTGGCGTACCACCGACAAGCGTGGCGTCGTCGGCCTGTCGATGGGCGGTACCGCCGCGATGTTCCTACCCGCCCGCAACCCGGGCTTCGCGCAGTTCGCGGCGTCGTTGTCCGGCATCCTCACCACGACCACCCTCGGCATGCCCGAGGCCATCCACTACGCGATGCAGGACGCCGGTGGTTTCGACTCCGAGGCGATGTGGGGTGCGCCCGGCTCCGAGGGCTGGGAGTCGCACGATCCCTACCTGCTCGCCGACAAGCTCAAGGGCGTGAGCCTGTACGTCTCGAGCGGCAGCGGCACCACCGGCCCCCACGACGATCCGTCGGGCATCCCCGGGGTCAGCACCAACTACGCCGGCATGGGCCTCGAGATCCTCTCGCGCCTCACCTCGCAGGCGTTCGCGACGAAGCTCGAGAAGCAGGGCATCCCCGCCCAGATCGTGTACCGGCCGTCGGGCACCCACACGTGGAAGTACTGGGAGTTCGAACTGCACCAGCTGTGGCCGCAGCTCGCCAACACCCTCGGGGTCGAGGTCGACAAGCCCGAGTGCAACCCCACCGGCGCCTTCGGCGATGTGGCGAACGTGAACGGTTGGCTCGGCGACTGCCTCACCGGTGAATACGACGTCGCCGGTGGCAAGGTGCAGGACTTCCGCTTCGGCCGCGTCTTCTCGTCCGACGGCACGACGGTGCCGGTCGGGGGTGCGATCGGCGGCGCCTACCAGGGTGTCGGCGGTCCGGCCGGGCAGCTCGGCTATCCGACCACCGAGGAACGCGTCGCACCCGACGGACGCGGACGGTTCAACCATTTCCGGAACGGCGCGATCTACTGGACGCCCGAGCACGGCGCCCACGCGGTCCGCGGAAAGATCTTCGAGGAATGGAAGAACCAGGGCTGGGAGGGCGGACCGCTCGGCTACCCGATCCTCGACGAGGCGGCGACCCCCGACGGCCGCGGCGCGGTCCAGGGCTTCGAGATCGGCGCCATGTATTGGAGCGAGGACACCGGCGCCCACGGCGTGCAGGGCATGATCCTCGACAAGTACTCCCAGCTCGGCTACGAGACGGGAGTCCTGGGCTACCCGACGGCCAGCGAGCAGCCCGCAGGGCGTGACGGTCGCTTCAACGAGTTCCAGCACGGCAACATCTACTGGAGCCCGCTCACCGGTGCCTGGCCGGTCCGCGGCAAGATCCTCGAGGCGTGGCTCGCCGAGAAGGGTGCCGAAGGACGTCTGGGCCTGCCGATCAGCGACGAGTTCCCGGCCGTGGACGGCAAGGGTGTCCAGCAGAACTTTCAGAACGGCTTCATCACCCTCGACGGCGACGAAGTGAAGCTGCAGCCGTAA